Proteins encoded within one genomic window of bacterium:
- a CDS encoding phosphopantetheine-binding protein: MDGAIVDRDALRATIKEVIVESLRLDGVEPAGIEDDAPLFGEGLGLDSVDALELVVALEKKFQIKIQSKDVGKDAFYSVATLADLVASRLAAQA, encoded by the coding sequence ACAGAGACGCATTGCGCGCGACGATCAAGGAAGTGATCGTGGAGAGTCTGCGGCTCGACGGCGTCGAGCCGGCGGGGATCGAGGACGACGCTCCGCTCTTCGGCGAAGGGCTCGGGCTCGACTCCGTGGACGCGCTCGAACTCGTCGTGGCGCTGGAGAAGAAGTTCCAGATCAAGATCCAAAGCAAGGACGTCGGCAAGGACGCGTTCTACTCCGTCGCCACGCTCGCCGACCTGGTCGCCTCGAGGCTCGCCGCGCAGGCCTGA